A window of the Acipenser ruthenus chromosome 30, fAciRut3.2 maternal haplotype, whole genome shotgun sequence genome harbors these coding sequences:
- the LOC117395365 gene encoding peptidyl-prolyl cis-trans isomerase-like 1, producing MSGIPPDSWQPPIIILETTMGTIAVELYWKHVPKTCKNFAELARRGYYNGTKFHRIIKDFMVQGGDPSGTGRGGASIYGKQFEDELHPELKCTGAGILAMANAGPDTNGSQFFITLGPTQWLDGKHTIFGRVCQGIHVVNRVGMVETNAQDRPVDDVKILKAYVPN from the exons ATGTCGGGTATTCCTCCGGATTCGTGGCAACCGCCTATTATCATCCTAGAGACAAC CATGGGCACCATTGCCGTGGAGTTGTACTGGAAGCACGTCCCTAAAACATGCAAGAATTTTGCCGAGTTAGCGAGGAGAGGCTATTACAACGGGACCAAGTTCCACAGGATAATCAAGGATTTCATGGTCCAAGGCGGCGATCCAAGCGGGACAG GACGAGGTGGCGCATCTATATATGGGAAGCAGTTTGAAGACGAGTTACACCCAGAATTGAAATGtacag GAGCAGGGATCTTGGCAATGGCAAATGCAGGACCGGACACTAACGGCAGTCAGTTCTTCATCACTCTGGGCCCTACCCAGTGGCTGGATGGCAAGCACACTATCTTTGGGAGGGTGTGCCAGGGGATCCATGTGGTGAACCGTGTTGGAATGGTAGAGACAAACGCCCAAGATCGGCCAGTGGACGATGTTAAAATACTAAAGGCATATGTACCAAACTGA
- the LOC117396201 gene encoding proline/serine-rich coiled-coil protein 1-like isoform X1: protein MSLITEETFDFGVDSPSDSLEVSLEEEDEVFIGPVAHIERCVAKSIDLNIQKSGESQRRRRRRSKQGLWSWSPLNADKLEEISREANRLAMQLEKSSLKENTGLGGRNTPSGEARAKLRVLKDEQEHRKTPRSPRRETYLVKNSPVKSLLPSVDTESVCVSPLAWAHCEDVHMSGSTALVQPRPCSRGESLEKLSKRTATPSSPASNRLAQDSKTAAGKTACSPATSKLSKCEKITPSKCPCSPTPGKLQRDHSLTPSKSASSPASRKLASVDTPTLSKSASSPASRKLPLSRNVRSPTSQKLPREDKPVPRKMPSSQPSRQLPKEEKMTRSKSVCSPVSSRSQSGKKTTPGKASCSLTQRKEELQSGSTAKQKENTSEASSISAHQNLNSSLTGKPGATRITLNSEKSNTIRERTGIPAPVSRLPTLKPSAKSGGTSHLQPSSDRAPSGNGLARPGSLSQPKGGLKAPSARQSNLPTYANRSRLLPPKKAAQATERVYEADSVLSYSQRNTTALRVRNVQSKEQIAKLTLDFPNPRPGAVFA, encoded by the exons atGTCACTAATAACAGAAGAAACCTTTGATTTTGGAGTGGATTCACCTTCAGACAG CCTGGAGGTCAGTTTGGAAGAGGAGGATGAGGTCTTCATTGGGCCTGTGGCACACATTGAGAGGTGTGTGGCCAAGAGCATTGACCTGAACATTCAGAAGAGCGGGgagagccagaggaggaggaggaggagaagcaaACAGGGCCTGTGGAGCTGGAGCCCCCTGAACGCAGATAAACTGGAGGAGATCTCCAGGGAGGCCAACCGACTGGCCATGCAGCTGGAGAAGAGCAGCCTGAAAGAGAACACAGGGCTTGGGGGCAGGAACACACCGTCAGGGGAGGCCAGAGCCAAACTCAGGGTGCTGAAGGACGAACAGGAGCACAGGAAAACCCCCCGGAGCCCAAGACGGGAGACATACCTGGTGAAAAACAGCCCTGTGAAGTCGCTGCTTCCCTCTGTGGacacagagagtgtgtgtgtctccccgCTGGCATGGGCACACTGTGAGGATGTCCACATGTCCGGCAGCACTGCCCTTGTCCAGCCCAGGCCGTGCAGTAGAGGTGAATCGCTGGAAAAGCTCAGTAAGAGAACGGCCACTCCCAGCTCCCCGGCATCTAACAGACTGGCACAGGATTCCAAGACAGCCGCTGGTAAGACTGCTTGTTCACCAGCTACCAGCAAACTGTCAAAGTGCGAGAAAATCACACCAAGCAAGTGCCCATGCTCACCCACACCTGGCAAACTGCAGAGAGACCATTCTTTGACACCGAGCAAAAGTGCCTCCTCTCCAGCATCTAGAAAACTGGCAAGCGTCGATACACCAACACTGAGCAAAAGTGCCTCCTCTCCAGCATCTAGAAAACTGCCACTAAGCAGGAATGTGCGCTCACCCACATCTCAAAAACTGCCAAGGGAGGACAAACCCGTGCCACGCAAGATGCCATCCTCCCAGCCGTCTCGCCAATTGCCAAAAGAGGAGAAAATGACACGAAGCAAATCTGTTTGCTCACCAGTATCCAGCAGATCACAGAGTGGTAAAAAGACAACCCCAGGGAAGGCATCCTGCTCACTGACTCAGAGAAAG GAAGAACTTCAGAGTGGCTCCACAGCTaagcaaaaagaaaacacttCTGAAGCCTCTTCCATCTCCGCCCATCAGAATCTGAACTCATCGCTAACTGGAAAACCTGGGGCCACCCGAATCACCTTAAACTCAG AGAAATCAAACACAATCAGAGAGAGAACAGGCATCCCTGCGCCGGTCAGCAGGCTGCCAACTCTGAAACCCTCAGCAAAGTCAGGGGGTACAAGCCATCTGCAGCCCTCCAGCGACAGAGCTCCTTCTGGGAACGGATTAGCAAGACCGGGGTCCTTGTCACAACCCAAGGGTGGGCTCAAAG CTCCTTCAGCTAGACAGTCTAATCTTCCTACATATGCAAATCGAAGCAGGCTGCTCCCACCTAAGAAGGCGGCACAAGCAACTGAACG GGTATACGAGGCAGATTCAGTGCTTTCTTACAGCCAGAGAAACACTACAGCACTCAGGGTCAGGAACGTACAGAGCAAAGAGCAGATAGCCAAGCTCACTTTAGATTTCCCAAACCCAAGACCAGGAGCAGTCTTTGCATGA
- the LOC117396201 gene encoding proline/serine-rich coiled-coil protein 1-like isoform X2 yields MSLITEETFDFGVDSPSDSLEVSLEEEDEVFIGPVAHIERCVAKSIDLNIQKSGESQRRRRRRSKQGLWSWSPLNADKLEEISREANRLAMQLEKSSLKENTGLGGRNTPSGEARAKLRVLKDEQEHRKTPRSPRRETYLVKNSPVKSLLPSVDTESVCVSPLAWAHCEDVHMSGSTALVQPRPCSRGESLEKLSKRTATPSSPASNRLAQDSKTAAGKTACSPATSKLSKCEKITPSKCPCSPTPGKLQRDHSLTPSKSASSPASRKLASVDTPTLSKSASSPASRKLPLSRNVRSPTSQKLPREDKPVPRKMPSSQPSRQLPKEEKMTRSKSVCSPVSSRSQSGKKTTPGKASCSLTQRKEELQSGSTAKQKENTSEASSISAHQNLNSSLTGKPGATRITLNSEKSNTIRERTGIPAPVSRLPTLKPSAKSGGTSHLQPSSDRAPSGNGLARPGSLSQPKGGLKAPSARQSNLPTYANRSRLLPPKKAAQATER; encoded by the exons atGTCACTAATAACAGAAGAAACCTTTGATTTTGGAGTGGATTCACCTTCAGACAG CCTGGAGGTCAGTTTGGAAGAGGAGGATGAGGTCTTCATTGGGCCTGTGGCACACATTGAGAGGTGTGTGGCCAAGAGCATTGACCTGAACATTCAGAAGAGCGGGgagagccagaggaggaggaggaggagaagcaaACAGGGCCTGTGGAGCTGGAGCCCCCTGAACGCAGATAAACTGGAGGAGATCTCCAGGGAGGCCAACCGACTGGCCATGCAGCTGGAGAAGAGCAGCCTGAAAGAGAACACAGGGCTTGGGGGCAGGAACACACCGTCAGGGGAGGCCAGAGCCAAACTCAGGGTGCTGAAGGACGAACAGGAGCACAGGAAAACCCCCCGGAGCCCAAGACGGGAGACATACCTGGTGAAAAACAGCCCTGTGAAGTCGCTGCTTCCCTCTGTGGacacagagagtgtgtgtgtctccccgCTGGCATGGGCACACTGTGAGGATGTCCACATGTCCGGCAGCACTGCCCTTGTCCAGCCCAGGCCGTGCAGTAGAGGTGAATCGCTGGAAAAGCTCAGTAAGAGAACGGCCACTCCCAGCTCCCCGGCATCTAACAGACTGGCACAGGATTCCAAGACAGCCGCTGGTAAGACTGCTTGTTCACCAGCTACCAGCAAACTGTCAAAGTGCGAGAAAATCACACCAAGCAAGTGCCCATGCTCACCCACACCTGGCAAACTGCAGAGAGACCATTCTTTGACACCGAGCAAAAGTGCCTCCTCTCCAGCATCTAGAAAACTGGCAAGCGTCGATACACCAACACTGAGCAAAAGTGCCTCCTCTCCAGCATCTAGAAAACTGCCACTAAGCAGGAATGTGCGCTCACCCACATCTCAAAAACTGCCAAGGGAGGACAAACCCGTGCCACGCAAGATGCCATCCTCCCAGCCGTCTCGCCAATTGCCAAAAGAGGAGAAAATGACACGAAGCAAATCTGTTTGCTCACCAGTATCCAGCAGATCACAGAGTGGTAAAAAGACAACCCCAGGGAAGGCATCCTGCTCACTGACTCAGAGAAAG GAAGAACTTCAGAGTGGCTCCACAGCTaagcaaaaagaaaacacttCTGAAGCCTCTTCCATCTCCGCCCATCAGAATCTGAACTCATCGCTAACTGGAAAACCTGGGGCCACCCGAATCACCTTAAACTCAG AGAAATCAAACACAATCAGAGAGAGAACAGGCATCCCTGCGCCGGTCAGCAGGCTGCCAACTCTGAAACCCTCAGCAAAGTCAGGGGGTACAAGCCATCTGCAGCCCTCCAGCGACAGAGCTCCTTCTGGGAACGGATTAGCAAGACCGGGGTCCTTGTCACAACCCAAGGGTGGGCTCAAAG CTCCTTCAGCTAGACAGTCTAATCTTCCTACATATGCAAATCGAAGCAGGCTGCTCCCACCTAAGAAGGCGGCACAAGCAACTGAACG TTGA